One window of Betaproteobacteria bacterium genomic DNA carries:
- a CDS encoding cytochrome b/b6 domain-containing protein → MSDRAGVSVRVWDVPTRLFHWTLLLLVVASVVTGKFDSVLGPDTLEWHKRSGLAILALLLFRLAWGFAGGTHARFASFLRGPRAVIGYAKGLVAGRTASESAGHNPLGGWSVVAMLAALAVQAATGLFLVQEDYGFEGPLARHVSRAVSDRLNAIHEANFIVIAVLVAMHLAAVVYYTVAKRQGLVGAMLTGRKRLEPGREAEISRGGGALVAVALAIASAAAVWALVAVA, encoded by the coding sequence ATGAGCGATCGCGCCGGCGTATCCGTCCGAGTATGGGATGTCCCCACGCGGCTCTTCCACTGGACTCTGCTGCTGCTCGTGGTCGCGAGTGTCGTGACGGGCAAGTTCGATTCCGTGCTCGGTCCCGATACGCTGGAGTGGCACAAGCGTTCCGGGCTCGCCATTCTTGCGCTGCTGTTGTTTCGACTCGCCTGGGGGTTCGCTGGGGGCACGCACGCGCGATTTGCGAGCTTCCTGCGCGGGCCGCGTGCGGTGATCGGCTACGCGAAGGGCCTGGTTGCCGGGAGAACGGCGAGCGAATCCGCGGGGCACAACCCGCTGGGGGGGTGGTCGGTGGTGGCGATGCTCGCGGCGCTCGCCGTGCAGGCGGCGACGGGACTCTTCCTCGTGCAGGAGGACTACGGTTTCGAAGGTCCCCTGGCGCGGCACGTGAGCCGGGCGGTTTCAGACCGCCTGAACGCGATCCACGAGGCGAACTTCATCGTGATTGCCGTGCTGGTCGCGATGCACCTCGCGGCCGTCGTGTACTACACGGTGGCAAAGCGGCAGGGCCTGGTGGGGGCGATGCTCACGGGCCGCAAGCGCCTGGAGCCGGGGAGAGAAGCGGAAATTTCCCGCGGGGGAGGGGCGCTGGTGGCCGTCGCGCTTGCGATTGCGAGCGCGGCGGCCGTGTGGGCTCTGGTTGCCGTTGCCTGA
- a CDS encoding urate hydroxylase PuuD has product MAGVMWVGLLYYFNFVQAAAMKDAQADGTAAGISKHVAPRALLFFRWTAVVTWLAGMYVLGNKVDEAFLFTERAYIPIGVGAWLGTIMFVNVWAIIWPNQKKILGIAPASDDEKARARRVAFLASRLNVVLSMPMLFFMSASGGLFRTAVFGG; this is encoded by the coding sequence ATGGCAGGCGTGATGTGGGTGGGGCTGCTGTACTACTTCAATTTCGTGCAGGCGGCGGCGATGAAGGATGCGCAGGCCGATGGCACCGCAGCGGGCATCTCGAAGCACGTCGCGCCGCGGGCGCTGCTGTTCTTCCGCTGGACCGCTGTCGTCACCTGGCTCGCGGGAATGTACGTGCTGGGCAACAAGGTGGACGAGGCGTTCCTCTTCACCGAGCGCGCCTACATCCCGATCGGCGTCGGCGCGTGGCTCGGCACCATCATGTTCGTCAACGTATGGGCGATCATCTGGCCCAATCAGAAGAAGATCCTCGGCATCGCCCCGGCTTCCGACGACGAGAAGGCGCGCGCGAGGCGCGTCGCGTTCCTCGCCTCGCGCCTGAACGTCGTGCTGTCGATGCCGATGCTGTTCTTCATGTCCGCTTCCGGCGGACTGTTCCGCACGGCCGTATTCGGCGGCTGA
- the radC gene encoding DNA repair protein RadC, with the protein MTSAPWPAAGRPRERLAAHGAACLSDAELVALMLRTGVAGRPVVEIARELLARFGRLSRLLAAPVPEVAAVAGVGPARAALFAAALELARRSLLEEMQARDSLASPMAVRGYLRLRMQHLGHEVFWAVFLDAQNRVIAAEELFRGTLTQTSVYPREVVKQALAHNAAGVILAHNHPSGVAEPSIQDQALTRSLAESLALVDVKVLDHFIVAPGACLSFAERGLL; encoded by the coding sequence ATGACCTCTGCCCCATGGCCCGCCGCCGGGCGCCCCCGCGAACGCCTCGCCGCCCACGGCGCGGCTTGCCTGTCCGACGCCGAACTCGTCGCCCTCATGCTGCGCACGGGGGTGGCGGGACGGCCCGTGGTCGAGATCGCACGCGAGCTGCTCGCTCGCTTCGGGCGCCTGTCGCGGCTGCTTGCCGCCCCGGTGCCGGAGGTGGCCGCCGTTGCCGGCGTGGGGCCGGCCCGGGCGGCGCTTTTTGCAGCGGCTCTCGAACTCGCCCGACGATCGCTGCTCGAGGAAATGCAGGCCCGCGACAGCCTGGCTTCCCCAATGGCGGTGCGCGGCTACCTTCGCCTTCGCATGCAGCACCTCGGCCATGAGGTTTTCTGGGCGGTTTTCCTCGATGCCCAGAACCGGGTCATCGCTGCCGAAGAGCTCTTCCGGGGAACCCTCACCCAGACCAGCGTGTACCCTCGGGAGGTCGTAAAGCAAGCGCTCGCCCACAATGCGGCGGGAGTGATCCTGGCCCACAATCACCCATCGGGCGTCGCTGAACCTTCCATTCAGGATCAAGCACTTACACGATCCTTGGCGGAGTCCCTGGCCCTCGTTGACGTGAAGGTCCTGGATCACTTCATCGTCGCGCCGGGGGCATGCCTGTCGTTTGCCGAGCGGGGGCTGCTCTGA
- the corA gene encoding magnesium/cobalt transporter CorA: protein MLVNCVAYEEGRKLADIHVDDISEYVSRPECFVWVALKDPSPEELHEMQEEFSLHPLAVEDARKGHQRPKLEEYGDSLFAVLHNLEMRDGELHLSEIDLFVGENFLLSVRQGTEQGFSAVRARTEREPELLRHGAGFVFYALIDAVVDRYFPVVDALEVELEALEDRIFAGSSPRANLEALYGLKQKLMTLKHAVDPLTEAVGKLHGGRVPHVCQGTQDYFRDVYDHLLRLGQVIDSLRDMVTTAMSVNLAMISLSENEVTKRLAAYAALVAVPTMVAGIYGMNFEHMPELKWAFGYPVAITAMVAIDVYLFYRFRKARWL from the coding sequence ATGCTCGTCAACTGCGTCGCCTACGAGGAAGGCCGGAAGCTCGCCGACATACACGTCGATGACATCAGCGAGTACGTGAGCCGGCCGGAGTGCTTCGTGTGGGTCGCCCTCAAGGATCCCTCGCCCGAGGAACTGCACGAGATGCAGGAGGAATTCAGCCTGCACCCCCTGGCAGTCGAGGACGCGCGCAAGGGGCACCAGCGTCCCAAGCTCGAGGAGTACGGCGACTCGCTCTTCGCCGTGCTGCACAACCTCGAGATGCGCGACGGCGAACTGCACCTGTCCGAGATCGATCTCTTCGTGGGCGAGAACTTCCTCCTCTCGGTGCGGCAGGGAACGGAACAGGGATTCTCCGCGGTTCGCGCGCGCACGGAGCGCGAGCCCGAACTGCTTCGCCACGGCGCGGGTTTCGTCTTCTACGCGCTCATCGACGCGGTGGTCGACCGCTACTTCCCCGTCGTGGACGCGCTGGAAGTGGAACTGGAGGCGCTCGAGGACCGCATCTTCGCGGGAAGCTCGCCGCGAGCCAACCTCGAGGCGCTCTACGGGCTCAAGCAGAAGCTCATGACTCTGAAGCACGCCGTCGATCCCCTGACCGAGGCGGTGGGCAAGCTGCACGGCGGGCGCGTGCCGCACGTGTGCCAGGGAACCCAGGATTATTTCCGCGACGTCTACGACCACCTGCTGCGGCTGGGCCAGGTCATCGACAGCCTGCGCGACATGGTGACCACCGCGATGTCGGTGAACCTCGCGATGATCTCGCTCTCCGAGAACGAGGTCACCAAGCGGCTAGCCGCCTATGCCGCGCTCGTCGCCGTGCCGACGATGGTCGCGGGGATCTACGGCATGAACTTCGAGCACATGCCGGAACTCAAGTGGGCGTTCGGCTATCCGGTCGCCATCACGGCCATGGTCGCGATCGACGTGTACCTCTTTTATCGATTCCGCAAGGCGCGCTGGCTCTGA
- a CDS encoding YceH family protein, with the protein MAPPVLPALSLLETRVVGVLVEKQHTVPDTYPLTLNALVAGCNQKTSRHPILEATESEVQAVLDHLKSLSLVVESSGGRVMRHAHNAGRVLGLPAQSVALLATLMLRGPQTSGELRINSERLHKFTDISSVDAFLDELASRAEGPLVRELARQPGTRETRWMHLLSGEPDDDTAQAAPSPSGAESVTVSEIAALKANVDRLEGEVAELRETLARVCRELGL; encoded by the coding sequence ATGGCCCCTCCCGTTCTCCCCGCGCTGTCGCTCCTCGAAACCCGCGTCGTCGGCGTCCTCGTCGAGAAGCAGCACACCGTCCCGGATACCTACCCGCTCACGCTGAACGCGCTTGTCGCGGGCTGCAACCAGAAGACGAGCCGCCACCCCATTCTCGAGGCAACGGAGTCCGAGGTACAGGCGGTGCTCGACCACCTCAAGTCGCTCTCGCTCGTCGTCGAATCGAGCGGCGGGCGCGTGATGCGCCATGCGCACAACGCCGGCCGCGTCCTTGGCCTGCCTGCGCAGTCCGTTGCGCTGCTCGCAACCCTCATGCTTCGCGGGCCGCAGACCTCGGGCGAGCTTCGCATCAACAGCGAGCGGCTCCACAAGTTCACCGACATCTCCTCGGTCGATGCGTTCCTCGATGAACTCGCCTCGCGGGCCGAAGGCCCGCTCGTGCGCGAACTCGCTCGCCAGCCGGGAACGCGCGAGACGCGGTGGATGCACCTGCTTTCAGGCGAGCCCGATGACGACACGGCGCAAGCCGCACCATCACCATCGGGCGCGGAGTCGGTGACGGTGAGCGAGATCGCGGCCCTGAAGGCGAACGTGGACCGGCTCGAAGGCGAGGTGGCCGAGCTTCGGGAAACGCTCGCCCGCGTGTGCCGGGAACTCGGATTGTGA
- the rpmG gene encoding 50S ribosomal protein L33 translates to MREKIKLESSAGTGHFYTTTKNKKTKPEKLEIMKYDPKARKHVTYKETKLK, encoded by the coding sequence ATGCGTGAAAAGATCAAGCTCGAGTCCAGCGCCGGCACCGGCCACTTCTACACGACCACGAAGAACAAGAAAACCAAGCCGGAAAAGCTGGAAATCATGAAATACGACCCCAAGGCCCGCAAGCACGTGACGTACAAGGAAACGAAGCTCAAGTAG
- the dut gene encoding dUTP diphosphatase — protein sequence MKQLDVKILDERMRSQLPAYATGGSAGLDLRACLDEPLTLRPGDSALVPTGLAIHVGDPGYAALIIPRSGLGHKHGIVLGNLVGLIDSDYQGQVFVSCWNRGRETFVVNPLERIAQLVVIPVLQVQLNVVESFGESARGEGGFGSTGKH from the coding sequence ATGAAACAACTCGACGTGAAGATCCTCGATGAGCGCATGCGCTCCCAGTTGCCTGCCTACGCAACGGGTGGCTCCGCGGGACTCGACCTGCGCGCCTGCCTCGACGAGCCGCTCACGCTGCGCCCCGGCGACTCGGCCCTTGTCCCCACCGGCCTTGCCATTCACGTCGGTGACCCCGGCTACGCCGCCTTGATCATTCCGCGCTCGGGCCTGGGCCACAAGCACGGCATCGTGCTCGGCAACCTCGTGGGTCTCATCGATTCCGACTACCAGGGACAGGTGTTCGTGTCGTGCTGGAATCGGGGCAGGGAAACCTTCGTGGTGAACCCGCTGGAGCGGATCGCCCAGCTCGTCGTGATCCCCGTGCTCCAGGTGCAACTCAACGTGGTGGAGTCGTTCGGCGAAAGCGCCCGCGGCGAGGGCGGCTTTGGCTCCACGGGCAAGCATTGA
- a CDS encoding alpha/beta hydrolase, with protein MSKPNLLLVPGLLCDRRLWQVQIDGLKHAAECTVADISQSDSIAGMASAALAKLPPGPFAVAGLSMGGYVALEVMRQAASRVIGLALLDTNARPDSEQASDDRRRMMKMAETDFDRVVNALLPKLLLPANMRNAALVATVKAMAAATGKAAYCRQQEAIIGRIDSRPHLARINCPTLILCGKEDTLTPVALHQEMAHAIPGSRLVVAGQCGHLSPLEQPQLVTMNLVHWLSGLKA; from the coding sequence TTGAGCAAACCCAACCTGTTGCTTGTTCCCGGCCTGCTCTGCGACCGCCGACTCTGGCAGGTGCAGATCGATGGCCTCAAGCATGCCGCCGAATGCACAGTGGCCGACATCTCGCAATCCGATTCCATCGCCGGCATGGCCTCGGCGGCCCTCGCGAAGCTGCCGCCGGGCCCGTTCGCGGTGGCCGGCCTTTCGATGGGGGGATACGTCGCCCTCGAGGTGATGAGGCAGGCGGCGTCCCGGGTGATCGGGCTGGCGCTTCTCGACACCAACGCGCGGCCCGACTCGGAGCAGGCGAGCGATGATCGCCGGCGCATGATGAAGATGGCCGAGACGGACTTCGACCGCGTCGTGAACGCGTTATTGCCGAAACTCCTGCTGCCCGCGAACATGCGCAACGCCGCCCTCGTGGCGACGGTGAAGGCGATGGCCGCGGCCACGGGCAAGGCGGCCTATTGCCGGCAGCAGGAAGCCATCATCGGACGCATCGACAGCCGGCCTCACCTGGCCCGGATCAACTGCCCCACTCTCATCCTTTGCGGCAAGGAGGACACCCTCACGCCCGTGGCGTTGCACCAGGAAATGGCCCATGCGATACCCGGTTCGCGCCTCGTGGTCGCCGGGCAGTGCGGTCACCTTTCCCCGCTGGAGCAACCCCAGCTGGTGACGATGAACCTCGTGCACTGGCTCTCGGGCCTTAAGGCCTGA
- a CDS encoding CbiX/SirB N-terminal domain-containing protein: protein MHGIVLFAHGARDPEWARPFEAIRDRVRARRPEFPVELAYLDLMTPKLEEAVNSLAAKGVAAITIFPLFMAPGGHIRNDLPRIVEDLRKRHPGVPIAIQTAVGEVPEILEAIAGWVLAGVD, encoded by the coding sequence ATGCACGGCATCGTCCTCTTCGCCCATGGCGCCCGAGACCCCGAGTGGGCCCGGCCCTTCGAGGCCATCCGCGACCGGGTGCGCGCCCGGCGTCCCGAATTCCCCGTCGAGCTCGCCTACCTCGATTTGATGACCCCGAAGCTCGAGGAGGCCGTCAACAGCCTCGCGGCGAAAGGGGTCGCGGCCATCACGATCTTCCCGCTCTTCATGGCGCCGGGCGGGCACATCAGGAACGACCTGCCGCGGATCGTGGAGGACCTGCGCAAGCGTCACCCCGGCGTGCCCATCGCCATCCAGACGGCGGTCGGCGAGGTTCCGGAGATCCTCGAGGCAATCGCAGGTTGGGTTCTCGCCGGCGTTGACTGA
- the rpmB gene encoding 50S ribosomal protein L28, whose product MSRVCQITGKGPIVGNHVSHANNKTKRRYLPNLQYRKLWVESENRYIKLRLTNAGLRTIDKKGIDVVLAELRARGEVI is encoded by the coding sequence ATGTCTCGAGTCTGCCAAATCACCGGCAAGGGGCCCATCGTGGGCAACCACGTGTCCCATGCCAACAACAAGACCAAGCGCCGCTACCTGCCCAACCTGCAGTACCGGAAGCTCTGGGTCGAGAGCGAGAACCGCTACATCAAGCTGCGGCTCACGAACGCCGGCCTTCGCACCATCGACAAGAAGGGCATCGACGTGGTGCTGGCCGAGCTGCGCGCGCGCGGCGAAGTGATCTGA
- a CDS encoding cytochrome c, with the protein MKHIALATAILAATSAGISTAQQGPKPEDEIRYRQSVMNVIGRAIGPMGAMAQGKAPFNAATVQKNAALIDSLMGLPWSSFGPGTNKGAPTKAEAKIWADAAKFKQGAEAAQKAVTNLAAASKGGNEAQFKTAFGEVGKACKACHDDFRTKEFHN; encoded by the coding sequence ATGAAACACATCGCTCTCGCCACCGCCATCCTGGCCGCCACCTCCGCCGGCATTTCCACCGCCCAGCAGGGCCCGAAGCCGGAAGACGAGATCCGCTACCGCCAGTCCGTGATGAACGTGATCGGACGTGCGATAGGCCCGATGGGTGCAATGGCGCAAGGCAAGGCTCCGTTCAATGCAGCCACCGTCCAGAAAAACGCAGCCCTCATCGATTCGCTCATGGGATTGCCCTGGAGCTCCTTCGGCCCAGGCACGAACAAGGGCGCGCCCACCAAGGCCGAGGCGAAGATTTGGGCCGACGCCGCCAAGTTCAAGCAGGGCGCCGAGGCGGCGCAGAAGGCCGTCACGAACCTGGCCGCCGCTTCGAAGGGCGGGAATGAGGCGCAATTCAAGACCGCGTTCGGCGAGGTCGGCAAGGCCTGCAAGGCCTGCCACGATGACTTCCGGACGAAGGAATTCCACAACTGA
- the gcvA gene encoding transcriptional regulator GcvA has protein sequence MSDRLPPLNALRAFEAAARHLSFKRAAEELFVTPAAISQQVKTLEDYLGVELFRRLTRAIELTPAAQAMLPRVREGFDCFAAGLAHARRAEERGRIAVAAPPNFVARWLMPRLRSFTSSYPQFDLRIIGTLRAIDNPERDSRTDPGREDAEAQVAVRYGMGEYPGAVVDLLFRPYYVPVCSPKLLGRGPPLRKPADLRLHTLIHDDSSPGDEERPGWEEWLAITGAKGVDASRGPRFSNASLVHEAAIDGVGVALALRPLVDSDIEEGRLVVPIERAVPTRFAYYLVTPEALIAHPAANTFRRWLGAQAEGQSRRRAR, from the coding sequence ATGAGCGATCGACTTCCTCCCCTGAACGCCCTGCGCGCCTTCGAGGCAGCCGCCCGGCACCTCAGCTTCAAGCGCGCGGCCGAGGAGCTTTTCGTCACGCCGGCGGCCATTTCCCAGCAGGTGAAGACCCTCGAGGACTACCTGGGGGTGGAGCTGTTCCGGCGGCTGACGCGAGCCATCGAACTCACGCCGGCCGCCCAGGCCATGCTGCCCAGGGTGAGGGAGGGATTCGACTGTTTCGCCGCCGGCCTCGCGCACGCGCGCCGCGCCGAGGAGCGGGGGCGGATTGCGGTCGCCGCCCCGCCCAACTTCGTCGCCCGCTGGCTGATGCCGCGGCTTCGCTCCTTCACCTCCTCCTATCCCCAATTCGACCTGCGCATCATCGGCACACTGCGGGCCATCGACAATCCGGAGCGCGATTCGCGCACCGACCCCGGCCGCGAGGACGCCGAGGCGCAGGTCGCTGTGCGCTACGGCATGGGCGAGTATCCCGGCGCGGTTGTGGATCTGCTCTTCCGCCCGTACTACGTGCCGGTATGCAGCCCGAAGCTGCTCGGGCGCGGACCGCCGCTGCGCAAGCCGGCAGACCTCAGGCTTCACACGCTGATCCACGACGATTCCTCTCCGGGCGACGAGGAGCGGCCCGGCTGGGAGGAATGGCTCGCGATCACCGGTGCCAAGGGCGTCGATGCCTCGCGCGGCCCGCGCTTCTCGAATGCCTCCCTGGTGCACGAAGCGGCCATCGACGGGGTGGGCGTGGCGCTCGCGCTGCGCCCGCTCGTCGATTCCGACATCGAGGAGGGGCGCCTCGTCGTCCCCATCGAACGTGCCGTGCCGACCCGGTTCGCCTACTACCTTGTCACTCCCGAGGCGCTCATCGCCCATCCGGCGGCGAACACCTTCCGGCGCTGGCTCGGCGCGCAGGCCGAGGGCCAGTCGCGCAGGCGCGCGCGGTGA
- a CDS encoding DUF192 domain-containing protein yields MLTAPGSRSTAWRVLLAALLACAAFARAEAPLPVTHIKVAGHALRVEVVSTPGQMAKGLMFREKLGRNDGMLFTYADPGYHAMWMKNTLIALSVAFVDDEGRILNIEDMEPQTLDSHAAAGPARYSIETNKGWFAEHRIKAGDKVTGLPKPSK; encoded by the coding sequence ATTCTAACCGCACCCGGGTCCCGCTCCACCGCGTGGCGCGTCCTTCTCGCCGCGCTCCTGGCCTGCGCCGCGTTCGCTCGCGCAGAGGCTCCGCTGCCGGTCACCCACATCAAGGTGGCCGGCCACGCGCTTCGCGTCGAAGTCGTGTCCACGCCTGGGCAGATGGCGAAGGGGCTCATGTTCCGCGAAAAGCTCGGCCGGAACGACGGCATGCTTTTCACCTATGCCGATCCGGGCTACCACGCGATGTGGATGAAGAATACGCTCATCGCGCTTTCAGTCGCCTTCGTCGATGACGAAGGGCGCATTCTCAACATCGAGGACATGGAGCCGCAAACGCTCGACTCCCATGCCGCGGCCGGGCCTGCGCGCTACTCGATCGAGACGAACAAGGGCTGGTTTGCGGAACACAGGATCAAGGCGGGCGACAAGGTCACGGGGCTGCCGAAGCCGTCGAAGTGA
- the coaBC gene encoding bifunctional phosphopantothenoylcysteine decarboxylase/phosphopantothenate--cysteine ligase CoaBC, with protein MEKKGRRRVLLGVTGGIAAYKVAELARALIRNNVDVQVAMTEAGTKFVTPATFQALTGKPVITDLWDTSFPNAMAHIELTRGADAILIAPASADFLAKLANGLADDLLSTACLARNCPLLVAPAMNREMWDNPATQRNVNLLRADGVTILGPVAGDQACGETGMGRLLEPEELLQSLLAFLSPRRLAGRKVLVTAGPTFEAIDTVRGITNQSSGKMGYALAEAAAAFGADVTLVSGPTSLAPPSHAHFVYVTSAAEMLNAVNAHAASADLFFSVAAVADYTPEAPATRKIKKSGDALEIKLKPTVDILAQVAKMRGGPFCVGFAAESEDLAQYAQAKRKRKGIPMIVANLVQHAVGREENEVTIYDDAGAHPLARAPKSRIAHAILEHALVLFDARRGGASLTPIKQVS; from the coding sequence ATGGAAAAAAAGGGAAGGCGCCGCGTTCTGCTGGGGGTCACGGGGGGCATTGCCGCCTACAAGGTGGCGGAACTCGCGCGGGCGCTCATCCGGAATAACGTGGATGTGCAGGTCGCGATGACAGAGGCGGGCACGAAATTCGTCACGCCCGCGACTTTTCAGGCACTCACCGGCAAGCCCGTCATCACGGACCTCTGGGACACGAGCTTTCCCAATGCCATGGCTCACATCGAGCTTACGCGCGGCGCGGACGCGATCCTGATCGCGCCGGCCAGCGCCGATTTTCTCGCAAAGCTCGCGAACGGGCTCGCCGACGACCTTCTTTCCACCGCCTGCCTGGCGCGCAACTGCCCGCTGCTGGTGGCGCCCGCGATGAATCGCGAAATGTGGGACAACCCGGCCACGCAACGAAATGTGAACCTGCTGCGCGCTGACGGGGTGACGATCCTGGGTCCCGTCGCCGGCGACCAGGCATGCGGGGAGACGGGGATGGGGCGACTCCTCGAGCCCGAGGAGCTGCTGCAATCTCTCCTTGCCTTCCTGAGTCCCAGGCGCCTCGCGGGCCGCAAGGTGCTCGTCACCGCGGGCCCCACCTTCGAGGCCATCGACACCGTGCGCGGCATCACCAACCAGAGCTCGGGCAAGATGGGCTACGCCCTTGCGGAGGCAGCCGCGGCCTTTGGTGCGGATGTGACACTGGTGTCGGGCCCGACCTCGCTCGCTCCGCCATCCCACGCGCACTTCGTGTACGTGACAAGCGCCGCCGAAATGCTCAATGCCGTGAACGCGCACGCCGCGTCCGCCGACCTCTTCTTCAGCGTGGCGGCGGTTGCCGACTACACGCCCGAGGCGCCAGCCACGCGCAAGATCAAGAAATCGGGCGACGCACTGGAGATCAAGCTGAAGCCCACCGTGGACATCCTTGCGCAAGTGGCGAAGATGCGCGGCGGGCCGTTCTGCGTGGGCTTTGCGGCGGAAAGCGAAGACCTCGCGCAATACGCGCAGGCGAAACGCAAGCGCAAGGGCATCCCGATGATCGTCGCGAACCTCGTGCAGCACGCCGTCGGCCGCGAGGAGAACGAGGTGACGATCTATGACGACGCGGGGGCGCACCCCCTGGCGCGGGCGCCGAAGTCGCGCATCGCGCATGCCATCCTCGAGCACGCGCTGGTTCTCTTCGATGCCAGACGTGGCGGGGCGAGCCTCACGCCGATCAAGCAGGTTTCCTGA
- a CDS encoding serine/threonine protein kinase yields MVQRVSPDRGRPYNAQVNDFPSAAPYAGLTPDVVLNAVESAGFLADGRQFALNSYENRVYQVGLEEDQGGPLGEARFLVAKFYRPGRWTDGQIVEEHRFARELADREIPVVAALEIGGTTLHHHGGFRFSLYPRRGGRAPELEDPYTLEWLGRFIGRIHGVGATKPFEHRPTLDVQEFGVASRDWLLAHDFVPPDLREAWAGAAALAIEGAQCAFDRVTSAARLRLHGDCHAGNVLWTPGGPHFVDFDDARMGPAVQDLWMLLSGDRASMSIQLSHVLRGYEDFADFDDRELGLVEALRTLRLLHYSAWLARRWDDPAFPMAFPWFNTQRYWQDRVLELKEQVAAMQEPALVPAR; encoded by the coding sequence ATGGTGCAACGCGTCAGCCCCGATCGGGGGCGGCCGTACAATGCCCAGGTGAACGACTTCCCCTCCGCCGCGCCTTACGCCGGCCTTACGCCGGACGTCGTGCTCAATGCCGTCGAGAGCGCTGGCTTCCTGGCAGATGGCCGCCAGTTCGCCCTCAACAGCTACGAGAACCGCGTGTACCAGGTGGGCCTCGAGGAGGATCAGGGGGGGCCCCTGGGTGAGGCGCGGTTTCTCGTCGCCAAGTTCTACCGACCGGGGCGATGGACCGACGGGCAGATCGTCGAGGAGCACCGCTTCGCCCGCGAACTGGCCGACCGCGAGATCCCCGTGGTCGCCGCCCTCGAGATCGGCGGCACGACCCTGCACCACCACGGCGGGTTTCGCTTTTCGCTGTATCCGCGCCGCGGCGGCCGCGCCCCGGAACTCGAGGATCCCTACACGCTCGAATGGCTGGGGCGATTCATCGGACGTATCCACGGCGTGGGCGCGACGAAGCCCTTCGAGCATCGCCCGACGCTCGACGTGCAGGAGTTCGGCGTGGCTTCCCGCGACTGGCTGCTCGCGCACGACTTTGTGCCGCCGGACCTGCGCGAAGCATGGGCGGGCGCGGCAGCGCTCGCGATAGAAGGGGCGCAGTGCGCTTTCGACCGCGTCACGAGCGCGGCACGCCTGCGCCTGCACGGCGACTGCCATGCGGGCAACGTGCTGTGGACGCCAGGCGGCCCGCACTTCGTCGATTTCGACGATGCGCGCATGGGACCCGCGGTGCAGGACCTGTGGATGCTGCTCTCCGGCGATCGCGCCTCGATGTCGATCCAGCTGAGCCACGTTCTGCGCGGCTACGAGGACTTCGCGGATTTCGACGACCGCGAGCTCGGCCTCGTGGAAGCGCTGCGCACGCTGCGGCTGCTGCACTACTCCGCGTGGCTCGCACGCCGCTGGGACGATCCCGCCTTTCCCATGGCCTTCCCCTGGTTCAACACACAGCGCTACTGGCAGGACCGGGTCCTCGAGCTCAAGGAGCAGGTCGCCGCGATGCAGGAGCCGGCGCTGGTGCCCGCGAGGTAA